The DNA region CGGATCGGCCTGGTTGACCTTCACCAGCCCCAGCTCGTAGGCGCGCGGATTGTGCAGGACCATGTCGCCGAACTTGTTGAGGACGACGACGCCGTTGTTGCTGGACCGCACGAGGCGTTCCAGCAGTTCGGCCACGGTGGGGCCGATCGGCCGCCGCTCCTCGCGGCGGGCACGGCCCCTCGCGATCAGGAAGCCGAAAACCACACCGACGATCAGTCCGCCGACGGCCAGGGCGAGTGCAACAGGCGTGGTCACAGGGGAATCGTAAGCGCGTGGGTAGTCTTTTGGCCTAGTCCCGGCCGCGTACTCGTGATGCCTATGACACCTGGAGACACCCTGTTCGCCTGCAGGTCAGCCGCCGTTCACGTGGCCGATCCCTGGCCGAGACCTCGTGGGTGAGGCGGGTCACCCGAAACGGGGACATCGTCGCCGTGTGATGCCCGGATCCCGACTTTCGTCGTGACTATCCACAGGCGAATAGCGACGTTCCCGTCACGGTCCCCGGGGAATGTTGGAAGACTGTCGCCGTGGAACTCGTCAGTGACATCTCCCTGATTCGCGGAGAAGAAGAGCTGTTCGACCGGACGGCTCATCTGTTCGTCGCGGCGACCGACATCGCGTGCGCGGCCGACGACCTCTACACGTGGGCGCTTTCGCGGCCGTCGCTCACGCGGCAGGGCGAACGGCTCGTGCACGACAAGCGGATCCGCAAGCTGTACCGCCCCGGCGTCCTGCTGAACGAGCAGACCGCGCAGCATCTGCACCACCTGTCCGGGCTGGGCGCGCAGATCAGGATCGGCACCGAGGAGATCAACGAGACGATCCTGCTCGACGAGCGGGTCGCGATCATGGCCGGCGACGAGGGCAAGGCGGTGCGCTCCTACAGCGTCATCTCGCGGCCCGAGCTGGTGCAGGGCATCCTGTCGCTGTTCGAAACCGCCTGGCTCGCGTCCACCACCCTGGAGACGTTCGACGCGCGGTTCGCCGACATCCGGATGGAGGCACCGCAGATCCTCGAGTTCCTGACCACCGGCTGCAAGGACGAGAAGGCCGCGAAGAGCCTCGGAATGGGCGTGCGCACCTATCAGCGTCGCGTCTCGGAGCTGCTGGTCGCGCTCGGCGTGACGTCGCGCCTGCAGGTCGACGCGCGGGCACGGGAACTCGGCCTGCTGTGAAGCGCTGGGCGGGGTTGGCCGTGCTGCTCGCGCTCGCGGGCTGCACCACCACGGTCTCCGGCACCGCCCGGCCCGAACCGGAGAGCCCGCCCGCGAATCTCGCGCTGGTCGATCCCGCTCGGACCGCATCGGTCCTGAACGCGGTGAAGACGGCCGCCGAAGCGGTGTTCTCCTACGACAGCACGGCCGTGCCCGCCTACGAGAAGGCGCTCGCCGACAACGTGACGCCGGGCGCGCGCGACGAGCTGGCGAAACTGTTCGCCGAGGTCCGGAAATCGCCCGAGCCGGTCAAGCTCGTGACCAAGGTGATCGTCTCGGCGGCGATCGAGCAGACGCCGGACAAGGCGCGGGTGCTGACCATGCTCGACCAGAGCAGCACCAGGGCCGGTGCCACCAGCAAGGGCGTCGCGTCGGTGCTGCTCGCGGCCGTGCGCGAGGGTGACCGCTGGCGGATCGGCGAGGTCAAGGTGAATCCGGCGGACTCCCCGCCCGCGGCGGAGAAGCCGGGCGCGGGCGACCGGGTGTTCGCGAGGGTGCGCGATTCCGCGCGCGATGGTGCGCTGCGTGCCGCGGAAGCCCTGCTGAACGTGAATCCGGCCGACCCCGAAGGCACGTACGCCCGCTACGAGTCCGTGTCGACCGGGCAGCTGCTGACCCAGTTTCAGCAGGACAAGGCGGCGCGGCTGAACCAGATCCGGTCCGGGGGCACGAAGGCGTCGCTGGCGCCGAACCCGGCCGCCGCGGTCATGGAGGTCGTGGACGACAAGGCGAGTGTGCTGCTCTTCGCGACGTCGGACGTCACGGACGCGGCCGGGCAGGCGACGAAGCGGTACCTGCCGCTCGTCCTGCGCCTCCAGCGGCTGCCGGACGGGTGGAAGGCGGCGGGCGTCGAGTCGGTCCAGCCCCTGCCCTGAGCTGAAGGACGCTTTCCCCGCGTCTCATGCGATGAAGGGAGCTTTCACCGCGTGAGATGCGGTGAAAGCTCCCTTCAGCAATCTGGGGAGGTCAGCGGCCCTGGTTCGCCACGGCGGCCGCGGCTTCCTTGGCGGCCTCCGGGTCCAGGTAGGTCCCGCCGGCGGTGACCGGCTTGAGGTCTTCGGTCAGGTCGTAGCGCAGCGGGATACCGGTCGGGATGTTGAGCCCGGCGATCGCGTCGTCGGAGATGCCGTCAAGATGCTTCACCAGCGCGCGCAGCGAGTTCCCGTGCGCGGCGACCAGCACGGTCTTGCCCGCGCGCAGATCCGGCACGATCTCGGACTCCCAGTACGGCAGCAGCCGCGCGACGACGTCCTTGAGGCATTCGGTCAGCGGGGCGGCGTCGCCGAGGTCGGCGTAACGCGCGTCGCCCACCTGGCTGAACTCGTCGGCCGGGTCGATCGGGGGCGGCGGGGTGTCGTAGGAGCGGCGCCAGAGCATGAACTGCTCCTCGCCGAACTCGTCGAGGGTCTGCTTCTTGTTCTTGCCCTGCAGCGCGCCGTAGTGCCGCTCGTTGAGGCGCCAGTCGCGCTTCACCGGGATCCAGTGCCGGTCGGCGGCGTCGAGCGCCAGGTTGGCGGTCGAGATCGCCCGGCGCATCAGCGAGGTGTGCACGACGTCCGGCAGCAGGCCGGACTCCGCGAGGAGCTGCCCGCCCTTGCGCGCCTCCTGCTCGCCCTGCTCCGACAGCGGCACGTCCACCCAGCCGGTGAACAGGTTTTCCGCGTTCCACGTGCTCTGCCCGTGACGCAGCAGCACCAGAGTCCCAAGCTCAGCCATGGGGTTCAGCCTGCCAGAGGGAGCGGAAGCGCCGGTCAGAGGGCCGCACTCGACCTTGTTTCTACGGAGAGTGCGTTACCCGTGAGTAACACCTTCACCCGTCCAGAAGACGGGTTGCCAACAAGTCCCGATCCCCGGAAATCAGGCTGCACTCCGTTATCCCGGTTTTCGAAGTTCACTCGAACGGAGTAACCGGTAGTCTTGTGATTACAGGTGGAGATCTGACAGGTTGACTACGTCCCGCGCGGCCGGATTCCACGCACTCCCCGGCTCGACGTGGGTGACGACCGCGACTCGTCTCCCCCCTGCCGAGTCGCGGCGCCCGCCGGCCCCGTTGGCATCCCCCTCGTCACCGGGTCCACCTTGGCGGGAACTTCAGCGGGGCGGCTCGAGATCGCGACTCCCCCCTCCCTCGAGCCGTCCCGCCTGTTCATCTTCGGGGGCCGCAAAGTCCAGCGGAGGCGCGGACGGCAGATCCGAAGCGGTCGCCATCGCGGGTTCCGCCGGACGGCGCCGCTTGCGCAGCCACCACACCAGCGCGGCCGCGGGAACGCCGAAGACCAGCAGGAACGGCGCCATCGCGCCGATCGCGGTCAGGAGGCCGCCGCCGAAGGTCAGGAAAGCGTCCCAGCCGCCGGCCAGCCCGCCGAGGAAGCCGCTGCGGGACTCCTCCGCCGCCGCGACCGTCTCCGCCTTCACCTGCAACGAGATCGTCGACATGGCGACACTGCCCGCCAGGCTTTCGCGACGCTTCTGGAGTGACTCGAGTTCGGCTTCCCGGCTCGTCAGCTCGCTCTCCACCGAGGCGATCTCCGAAACCGACGTCGCCCTCGCGAGCAGCGCGCGGATGCGCTCGACGCTCGCCCGCTGGGTGGCCAGCCGCGATTCGATGTCGACCATCTGCTCGGTCACGTCCGTCGCGGTGACCTCGCGTTTCAC from Amycolatopsis sp. EV170708-02-1 includes:
- a CDS encoding LuxR family transcriptional regulator, translating into MELVSDISLIRGEEELFDRTAHLFVAATDIACAADDLYTWALSRPSLTRQGERLVHDKRIRKLYRPGVLLNEQTAQHLHHLSGLGAQIRIGTEEINETILLDERVAIMAGDEGKAVRSYSVISRPELVQGILSLFETAWLASTTLETFDARFADIRMEAPQILEFLTTGCKDEKAAKSLGMGVRTYQRRVSELLVALGVTSRLQVDARARELGLL
- a CDS encoding phosphoglyceromutase codes for the protein MAELGTLVLLRHGQSTWNAENLFTGWVDVPLSEQGEQEARKGGQLLAESGLLPDVVHTSLMRRAISTANLALDAADRHWIPVKRDWRLNERHYGALQGKNKKQTLDEFGEEQFMLWRRSYDTPPPPIDPADEFSQVGDARYADLGDAAPLTECLKDVVARLLPYWESEIVPDLRAGKTVLVAAHGNSLRALVKHLDGISDDAIAGLNIPTGIPLRYDLTEDLKPVTAGGTYLDPEAAKEAAAAVANQGR